GTCGCCGTACACCTTGCCGCCGTTGACGCCGCCGCCCATCACCCACATCACGTTGCCGTGACCGTGGTCGGTGCCGCCGTTGCCGTTTTCCCGCGCGGTGCGGCCGAATTCGGACATCACGATCACCGTCGTGTCATCGAACATCGGCCCCAGGCGCTGCGCCAGCACGGCCAGGCCATGTCCCAGCGGCGCTAGGCGGCTGGCCAGCTGGCCCTTGCCGGCGCCCTGGTTGGCGTGGGTGTCCCAGCCGCCCAGCGCGATGAAGGCGAGCTGGATTTTCGGATCGTTGCGCATCAGCGCGGCCAGGCGCGCGGCGTCGTCCGGGAAGCCGTTCGGCAGCGGCGCGCCGCCGTCGGCCGGATTCATCTCGCCGGCTGCCGCCGCTTCCATCACTTCCTTGTGCGCGTTCTTGCCGTCCTGGTAGGCGCGGCCGAAGCGCTCGTGGCTCGCATACATCTGGTCGAACGCCGCGCCGATGGCCGGGCGGTCGAGGATGTTGGCCTTGGTGGCGGCGATCACGTTCGGCAGGTTGACCGCCGCCGACGCGCCCGACAGGATGCGCGGCATGAGCGGCCCGATCGCCAGCGCGCGGCTCGGCGTCGAGGTTCCGGGCAGCGCCGTGACCAGGCGGTTCATCCAGCCGTCCGGCGTGTTCTTGCGGCCCGGCGTGGCCGACTCCATGTAGTCCTGCGCGTCGAAGTGCGAACGGGTGCTGTCTGGCGAGCCGCTGGCATGGACGAAGGCGAGCTTCTTTTCCTGCCACAAGGGCTGCAGCGTGGCCAGCGCGGGATGCATGCCGAAGTAGCCGTCCAGGTCCAGCGCGCCGCCTTCCATGCCGGGTGCGGACAGGCCGATGGTCGGGCGCAGGCGCAGGTAGTTTTCGTCGGCGACCGGCGCCACCACGTTCAGGCCGTCGACCGCGCCGCGCAGCATCACGACGATCAGTTTTTTCTTGGTTGGATTTTCGCCGGTGGCGGCCCACGCGCTGCGGCCGACAGGCAGCACCAGGCTCGCGCCCAGCGCCATCGAATTGAGGAAGTCTCTGCGTTTCATGTTCTTGTCGTCCGCTTTAGTGTTGCATGAAGTCGGGGCTGCCGAGCAGCATGGCGGCGCGCAAAGGCTCCGCATTGCCGGCAACGGTGCTCAGGGTGCGGCTCGAAATGGCGCCGCCCAGGGTGGCCTGCAGCTGCGTCGCATCGAGTTCCGGCGCGGCGGGCGCCGACATCGCCGGCGTCTTCGACAGCGGCAGCTTGCCGCCGGCGAGCGCGGTCGCGAACGTGATGCGGCGCGTCAGCGCGTCGGGATTGAGCCACGCTTCCTGGGTGTTCTTGTAGCCGTCCGGCGTCAGGCAGCCGTACAGCGGCATGCCCAGCTGGGTCATGGTACCGAGCAGCGGCTGGATGTTGGTCACCGGCGCGCCGCTGGCGCGGGCCGCGGAAATCACGAACTGGTAAGGCGTCTTGAACTTGGCGCCCACCGCTTCCGGCGCCATGAACTGCTGGCTCGAAAACAGCGTGCGCAGCACCGAGCGGATGTCGCCCTTTGACGCCATGTACATGCGCGCCATGCGTTCGACCAGCGCCGGCGGCGGTTCATCCTGCACGAAGTACTGCGCCAGCTTGTAGCTGATGTGGTGCGCGGTGGACGGATGCATCGCCAGCACGTCGAGCGCCATTTCGCCCTCGGCCAGTCCCTCGCTTTTCACTTCGCGGCCCAGCCAGTGCTTGACGCCCTTGTCGTGGCGCGCGAGGTCGAAGCGGAAGGTCTGGTTGCTCAGCATGAGCGTGCGCTGGTCGTAGCCCCAGCCGGTCAGCATGCGCGCCAGTTCGGTGACATCCTTCTGCGTGTAGCCGCCGTCCACGCCCAGCGTGTGCAGCTCCATGATCTCGCGCGCGAAGTTCTCATTCAGGCCGCTGGCCTTGCCCTTCGGCGTCAGCGCCAGCGCGGCGCGCACCCTGCCCGGGGTGTAGCCGGCCACGGTCGACAGGTTGTTGTCGAGGTAGTACAGCATCGCCGGATGCTTGGCGGTCGCGCCCAGCATGTCGCGGAAGGAGCCAAGCACGTAAGGCCGGATCGCATCGCGCTCGTAGCTGGCGACCAGCGCGCGGTCGATGCCCTTGCCGGAGAAGACGTTGAAGTGGTTGTACCAGAAATCGACCATCACCTCTTCGAGCTGGCGCGGGCTGTCGATCGCGCGCAGCAAGCGCGCCTCGGCCGTCTCCATCGCGATCGCCGTCAGCGCGAGGCGGCGCTTCTGCTTCGCGCCCTCGTCCTCGACGCGCACCTGCTTTTGCAGGTCGACGAATTGATCGACCACGTCGCCGGCCTTGCGGTTGACGGCGGCCAGCGAAGCGAGGCGCTCGGTCAGCGCGGCGGGCATGGGGATGGTTTCGGGGTGCAGCTGTTCGTCGATGTAGCGCTCGACGCCGATCTGCCTGACGCGTTCGATGTCGCCCGGTTTCGGGCCGAACGCGAGGCGGTTCAGGACATGGACCGCCTGCTGGTCGGGGGTGAGCGTCTGGGCGCCGGCCGGCGCCGCGGCCCATACCAGGGCGCTGAAGAGGAAGAGGGATAGTCGTTGTGTTTTCATTGTAGTCTCGAGCCGACATCGAAGTGTGCCGTGTTCATATTTATATCCCAACTGCCCCCGTAGATGAAGCTTGCTGTGTTTCAATTGTAAGCAGATGTAACAGCAAGTTCAATCAAGCGTTTTACTTATATCGGCCGATTGACAATTGTGGTGTAATTTGACAATGGAATATTCAGGCGACAACATCAACGACGACACCCGCAAGACCCGCTCGGACGGCGCCCAGTCGCGCGAACGCCTGCTGCTGGCCGCGCAGCGCCTGTTCGCCGAGCAGGGATTCGCCCCTACCTCAACCCGCGAGATCGCGCTCGCCGCAGGCACCAACGTTGCGTCGATCAGCTACTACTTCGGCGACAAGGCCGGCCTGTACCGCGCCGCTTTCCGCGAACTGGCGCCCTGCCCGCGCAAGGACGTCGCGGCGTTCACCGACCCCGCCGCGTCGCTGCGCGAATCGCTCGAGGCGTTCTACGCGATGCTGCTCGGGCAGCTCAAGCAGGGCGACCTGCAGCGCCTGTCGATGCGCCTGTGGTTCCGCGAGATGCTCGAGCCGACCGGCCTGTGGCTCGACGAGATCGACAACGGCATCCGTCCCGCGCACGCCGGCCTGGTGCAGGTGCTGGGGCGCCATCTGGGCAGCGCCGCGCCGGCCGACGACGTGGCGCGGCTCGCGTTCGCGGTGGTTGGAATGGCCATCCACCTGATGATCTCGCGCGACGTCGTCGAGCAGCTCACGCCGCAGCTGCTGGCCGACGGCGCCGCGATCGACACCTGGACCGCGCGTCTGGTCGCTTACGCCGAGGCGATGGTCCACGCGGAGAAAGCCCGCATGGAGGCCGCGGCGGCGCCGAAACAATCACAGCCACGAAAGAACAAAGCATGAAGATAGCCCGCATATTGACGACCGCCGCCGCGCCGCTCGCGCTGTGCGCCTGCGCCCTGTCCCCGCCGGCGCCGAAGGTCGATCCGCTGGCGCCGGCCAGCTGGGAAGCGGCGCCCGCGCACAACGGCAGCCTGACCGACCTGGCCAGCTGGTGGCGGCAGCAGGGCGACCCGTTGCTGGCGCAGCTGATCGATGCGGCACAGGCGGCCAGCCCCACGGTGTCGAGCGCGCGATCGCGCATCATGCAGGCGCGCGCCCAGCGCGTGGCGGCCGGCGCGGCGCTGCTGCCGTCGGTGGATGCGGCGGCCAGCATCAGCCGCTCGAACCAGCAAAGCGCGGTCCCGACCGGAA
This window of the Massilia sp. R2A-15 genome carries:
- a CDS encoding CerR family C-terminal domain-containing protein: MEYSGDNINDDTRKTRSDGAQSRERLLLAAQRLFAEQGFAPTSTREIALAAGTNVASISYYFGDKAGLYRAAFRELAPCPRKDVAAFTDPAASLRESLEAFYAMLLGQLKQGDLQRLSMRLWFREMLEPTGLWLDEIDNGIRPAHAGLVQVLGRHLGSAAPADDVARLAFAVVGMAIHLMISRDVVEQLTPQLLADGAAIDTWTARLVAYAEAMVHAEKARMEAAAAPKQSQPRKNKA
- a CDS encoding DUF1800 domain-containing protein, with the protein product MKTQRLSLFLFSALVWAAAPAGAQTLTPDQQAVHVLNRLAFGPKPGDIERVRQIGVERYIDEQLHPETIPMPAALTERLASLAAVNRKAGDVVDQFVDLQKQVRVEDEGAKQKRRLALTAIAMETAEARLLRAIDSPRQLEEVMVDFWYNHFNVFSGKGIDRALVASYERDAIRPYVLGSFRDMLGATAKHPAMLYYLDNNLSTVAGYTPGRVRAALALTPKGKASGLNENFAREIMELHTLGVDGGYTQKDVTELARMLTGWGYDQRTLMLSNQTFRFDLARHDKGVKHWLGREVKSEGLAEGEMALDVLAMHPSTAHHISYKLAQYFVQDEPPPALVERMARMYMASKGDIRSVLRTLFSSQQFMAPEAVGAKFKTPYQFVISAARASGAPVTNIQPLLGTMTQLGMPLYGCLTPDGYKNTQEAWLNPDALTRRITFATALAGGKLPLSKTPAMSAPAAPELDATQLQATLGGAISSRTLSTVAGNAEPLRAAMLLGSPDFMQH
- a CDS encoding DUF1501 domain-containing protein, with protein sequence MKRRDFLNSMALGASLVLPVGRSAWAATGENPTKKKLIVVMLRGAVDGLNVVAPVADENYLRLRPTIGLSAPGMEGGALDLDGYFGMHPALATLQPLWQEKKLAFVHASGSPDSTRSHFDAQDYMESATPGRKNTPDGWMNRLVTALPGTSTPSRALAIGPLMPRILSGASAAVNLPNVIAATKANILDRPAIGAAFDQMYASHERFGRAYQDGKNAHKEVMEAAAAGEMNPADGGAPLPNGFPDDAARLAALMRNDPKIQLAFIALGGWDTHANQGAGKGQLASRLAPLGHGLAVLAQRLGPMFDDTTVIVMSEFGRTARENGNGGTDHGHGNVMWVMGGGVNGGKVYGDWQGVGDAALNEGRDLPVTTDFRSVLAQVAERHMRLNDRQLAQIFPNMPQRQAGFQLMKA